In Desulfonatronum sp. SC1, the genomic stretch ATTTTTCAATCCACGAGGACGGCCATGGCCCAGATCGTCATAGTTGACGACGAAGAGGACATTCGCACCACGCTACGGGGCATCCTGGAGGACGAAGGCCATGAGGTCCGGGAGGCCGCCAGCGGCGAGCAGGGTCTGGACGTGTTGGCCGAGGTGGATCCGGACCTGTGCTTCCTGGACATCTGGCTGCCTGGCATGGACGGCCTGGAGGTGCTGGACCGGGTTCGCGGGATATCTCCGCACTTGCCGATGATCATGATTTCGGGCCACGGCAACATCGAAACTGCGGTCATGGCCATCAAGAAAGGCGCTTTCGACTTCATCGAAAAGCCCCTCTCCCTGGAAAAGGTGCTGGTGACCACGGCCAAGGCCGTGGAATTCAAGGAGCTGCGCCAGGAAAACATGGTCCTGCGCAGCCAAATCCGAGACACCCGGGTCCAGGAATTGACCGGGGCGACGCCCAGGATCCAGCAGTTGCAGCAGCAGGTTCGCCAGGTCGCGCCCACCGAGGCCTGGGTGCTGATCACCGGCGAGAACGGCACGGGCAAGGAAATCGTAGCCCGGTCTCTGCATCAGCTCAGCCACAGGGTGAACAAGCCGTTGGTGGAGGTGAACTGCGCGGCCATTCCCGAAGAACTGATCGAAAGCGAGCTGTTCGGCCATGAAAAGGGGGCCTTCACCAGCGCGGACCGGGCTCAGGTGGGCAAGTTCGAGCTGGCCAACGGCGGCACCTTGTTCCTGGACGAAATCGGGGACATGAGCCTGAAGACCCAGGCCAAGATTCTGCGCATCCTGCAGGAGCAGCGCTTCGAACGGGTCGGAGGACGAAAGACCATCCAGGTAGACGTTCGGGTGATCGCGGCCACGAACAAGGATCTGCCCGAGGAGATTCGCGCCGGGCGGTTTCGGGAGGACCTCTACTACCGGCTGAAGGTGTTTCCGCTGTATGTTCCGCCCTTACGGTCGCGGGTCGCGGACATTCCGTTGCTCCTGGCCGATTTCATGGACGGCCTGATCCGGACCCAGGGCTTCAAGGCCCTGCGCTTTCCCCCGGAGACCATGACCGCGCTGCAACGCTATCCCTGGCCGGGCAATGTCCGTGAGCTGAAAAACTTTCTGGAGCGGATGTGCATCATGTATCCCGGTCAAACCATTTTGCCCGAGATGCTGCCGCCGGAGATGTTGGTCACGGACCACGGCACGGGCAACCGCGGACCTTTTGACCCGGATGAGGACTGGCCGGTGGACTTCAAGGCGGCCCGGGCCCAGTTCGAGGCCAAGTTTCTGGAGGACAAGCTGAGCAGCTGCAACGGCAGCGTCACCCGGCTGGCGGAAACCATCGGCATGGAGCGCACCTATCTCTATAAAAAGCTTCGCGGTCTCGGGCTCAAGACAGCGGATTAACTCTCGGCACGTAACGGCAATCGGACTCGTTTCACATCCAACCATCCTCACGTCGCGTTTATGACTTCCTACACCAAAGCCGGAATCATCATCGTCATCCTGGCCCTGTTCGCTTCCGTGGGCCTGATTCAGCACTACACCGTCACCCAGTCCCAACTGACCGGACCGGAAATCGACCCGGGGCCGGCCTTGCCCGGCGTGCCGGGGGAACTGCCTCGACTGGTGAACCTCAAAACCGAGAACTGCATTCACTGCAAACGGATGGTCCCCATTCTGGCGGAGTTGAAACAGGATTATGGTGAAGCGTTTCGCATCTACACTTTTGACATCGGTCGCCATCCGGACATCGGACGGGCTTACGGAACCGTCCGCATCCTGCCGACCCTGATCTTTTTCGACCGGGACGGAAAAGAGGTACTGCGCTACGAAGGGTACATGTCCAAGGCGGACATCCTGTATCGTTTCGAAAGCCTTGGCTTGACGGGCTGATCATTCGTCGGCGTCGAGCCGTTCTTGCCTTGGGACCGTCTTTCCTGTCTCGCGGTCGCCGCGCCTTTCATGCTGCGTCGCTCAAGGCCGGTCGCCGTCCCGTTGCGAGCTTGGCGGCCAGGGCCGCGCCCCACAACCCGCTGTCCTGATTGGTGTTCAGGAGGACCGGGATGGCCTGGAGCAGAGCCCGGTAATTGGGGTTGGCCGTGAATTCGCGTAAAAATTCCGGGTGGCGCACCAAGCCGGGATTTTTGGCCGCCACCCCGCCGGTGACCACCATTCCGCCGATGGCCAGAATATTCAACGCAAAGTGACGGCAAGCCCGGCCGTAGAATCTGGCAAACCAGCTCAGCACGGGCGATGTTTCGTCCATGGCCGCGGCAGCCTGCTCCGGCCTGAGGCTTTGGCCGAAATGAAAGCGGTGCAGCAAGGCCAATCCCTGGCCGGAAACGACCACATCCCCGTAAACATACTCCAGGCCCAGTTCCCGGAGCACGAAGTCTTCAAAGGCCGCTTCCTCCCGGTTCACGAACGCGAAGGCGACGTGCCCCGCCTCCGAGGGCAGGGCGAGAAAACCGCCATCGGGCAACGGGGCCAGCATCCCGTGGCCCAGACCGGTCCCCGCGCCGATCACTCCCACCATGCCCCGCGGATCCGGGCGACCGGCATTGATCGTGACGGCCTCGTCCAAGGCCGCGGTCTTGCAGGCATAGGCCTGGGCCGCGAAGTCGTTGAGCAGGATCAGCGTGTCCGGCAGCCCGGACAGGTTCGTGGAACGGATGTCGATGTCCCAGGGGATGTTCGGCGGGTCGGCTCGGACCCCTCCTTGCACCGCCCCGGCCACGGCCAGGGCCCCGGCCCGGCAGCGCGACAGTTCTCGGCCCAAAGGACCGTCCTTGAGCAGGCGCAGCAGATCGCTGAAGGAATCCGCCTCGGACGTGGGAATCCGCTCCACGCTTCGGAGCCGCATGGTGTCGCCGCGATCCTCGAACAGCGCGAACCGAATGTTGGTTCCGCCAATGTCCGCGGCCAAATACAGGTCGGGGGAAGAAGACTGCTCCGTCTCGCCGAGCACTCCGGCGGAACATCGGGAGCTTTGATCTCCAAAAAAAACCGTATGACGGTTCTTGCTTTTTCCTGCTTCGGACATGACTCCTCCCGTTGTGAATCTACCTGGGCGAGACGAAAACATCTCACTCGCCAATAGCACCGTGCCTAGGACACCGGCAACTAAAATCGGCTTATTCCGCCCGCCACATGTTCAACTTTGGCCACGAACAGAGTTTTTTTGCAATGAAATACCGCATTGTTCCCGTTGACCATTCGAATATCTCCAAGGCCAGAGCGCTGGTCGACACGGTTTTTCCCCATCAGAGTCCCGCGGAACGGATCAGCCTGCGCCTTTACACGCTCAAAAGCGGATGGACGTATCGTTTCCTGTCCTGGGTATTTGGCGCGGATTTGCTGGCTTTCTGGATCGCCGTGGACGAGAGCGGCGAAGCCTTGGGCATCAGTGGACTGTACCGTTTGCGCAAGGACGGCCACGAGGCCGTCTGGCTCGGGTGGTACGCGGTCCATCCGTCAGCCAGGGGCAAGGGCGTGGGCGGAGCGCTTCTGCGCCATGCCATCCAGGCGGCACGGTATACGGGGGGCAAGTATCTGCGCCTGTATACCAGCGATTCGGAACTGATCGAGGGCTCGGGGGACGCCCAGGGCGTTTATGAGAAGTATGGCTTGAAAGTGAAGAGCGTGAAGGCTGTTTACGGTGGGCTGCTCATCAACCGCGACGGGGTAAAGGTGCTCAAGGCGAACAAGATAATCCGGGAAATGCCGCTACGGTGAAGCGGGCGAATCACCTTCGGACGCATCAAGAAAAGGCCCGACTCACGTGAAATAACGAGGGAGTCGGGCCTTATGGTTTCCAAGGCAAAGCTGCCAGGAAGCGGCTACATGAACGCCTCGCAACTGCCGGGCAGGGGGAAGCCGCTGTGGAGGCAGATGGATTCGCGGGAGGCTTCCCGGACGTCGTAGGCGACCATTTCCGTGACCATTTGCGCAAAGCTGATTTCCAGAGTCCAGCCCAGCTTTTCACGGGCCTTGGTCGGGTCTCCCAGCAGGCTTTCCACTTCCGTGGGCCGGAAGTAGCGGGGGTCCACGGACACCAGGACGTCGCCCTCGGTAAAGGCGACCTGTTTGCCAATGCGTTCCAGGCAGGATTGGATCACCGGGGAGGGCTCAAATTTGGCGACGATGCCCTTTTCGTTCAGGCCCTCTCCTTCCCAGCGAAGCTCAATGCCCACTTCCCGGAAAGCCAGTTGGCAGAATTCTCGCACGGAATGCTGTTCGCCCGTGGCGATCACGAAGTCTTCGGGCTGGTCCTGCTGAAGGATCAGCCACTGGGCGCGGACGAAATCCTTGGCATGGCCCCAGTCCCGCAACGCGCCGAGGTTGCCGAGGAAGAGGTCTTTTTCCAGGCCCAGGGCGATTCGGGCCGCGGCACGGGTGATTTTACGGGTGACAAAGGTTTCGCCGCGCACCGGGGATTCGTGGTTGAAGAGGATCCCGTTGCAGCCGAAAATGTTGTAGGCCTCCCGGTAGTTCACCGTGATCCAGAAGGCATAAAGCTTGGCCACGGCGTAAGGGGAGCGGGGATAAAACGGGGTGGTTTCGCGCTGGGGCACTTCCTGGACCTTGCCGTAAAGTTCCGAGGTGGAGGCCTGGTAGAAACGGGTCTTGTCCGTCAGGCCCAGGAGCCGGATGGCCTCCAGCATTCGCAGGGTGCCCAGGGCGTCGGTGTTGGCCGTGTATTCCGGGCTCTCGAAGGATACCTTGACGTGGCTCTGGGCCGCCAGATTGTAAACCTCGTCCGGCTGGACCTCCTGAATGATCCGGGTCAGGTTGGTGGCGTCGGTCAGATCCCCGTAATGCATGAGGAAGCGGACGTTCTCCTCGTGGGGGTCGCGGTAGAGGTGGTCCACCCGCTGGGTGTTGAACAGCGAGGAGCGGCGTTTGACGCCGTGGACTTCGTAACCCTTTTCCAGCAGAAATTCCGCCAGATAGGCCCCGTCTTGACCGGTTATGCCGGTGATCAGTGCTTTTTTCATCGTGCTGTGTTCTCCTTATCGTGATGTCGCCCGAAGACTTAGATGAATCGAGACGGCTTTCCGGTCCATAGCGGATTGAGGATTGCAGGGCAACTTTGAATGGTTTAGGGAATCCGGAGACGTGTATCCGCCGCCCGCGCCGTATTTTCACCGGCCGACCTTCAACCCCCCGCATCCTCCATGCCCGAAATCCACGCCCAACGCCGCGACAAACTGCGTGAAAAGCTCAAGGTGGCCGGACTCCCGGCCCTGCTGGTTTCCAGCCCGGCCAACCGGTTCTACCTCAGCGGCTTCGAACTCCACGACCCGCAGTGCAACGAAAGCGCCGGCATGCTGGTGATTGCCGCGAGCGGCGAGGACTGGCTGCTCACGGACCCTCGCTATGAAATCGTCGCCGGCAAGGTCTGGCCCAAGGAACGGCTGTTCATCTACACCAGTCCAAAAATTAAACAGATTCGTGAATTCCTGGCCGGTCTGGGCCATCGCCCCCTGGGGTTCGAGGCCAGGGCCATGAGCGTTGATCTCCACGGAGAACTGGCCGAGGAAGTGGCCTTCATGCCGACCACGAACATGGTGGAGCCTCTGCGGCTGGTCAAGGATGCCGGAGAAATCGCCCTTCTGGAGGCGTCGTGCCGACTCAACCACGAGGTCTTCGCCCTGGTCCCGGATCTGCTGCGCCCAGGGCGCACGGAACGGGAAGTCGCCTGGGACATGGAAAAGCTGTTCCGGGAGCGCGGGGCAAGTGAGCTGGCCTTTCCGACCATCGTGGGCGTGAACGCCAACGCGGCCCAGCCCCATGCCGTTCCCAACGACACTCCGATTCAGGACGGCTGTCTGGTGCTGGTGGATGCCGGAGCCCGGCTTGGGGACTATTGCTCGGACCAGACCCGGACCTTCTGGGTGGGGGAACGGCCCTCGGATGCCTTCAAGCGAACCATGGACCTGGTCCGCGAGGCCCAGAACCGGGCCATCGCCGCCATTCGTCCGGGCGTGCCGGTTTGCAGCGTCTATCAACTGGTCAAGGACTTCTTTCGGGACCACTTCGTGGACGAGCGCTTCAACCACGGCCTGGGCCACGGCATCGGCCTGGAAACCCACGAAGGCCCAAGCCTGAGCCCCCACGACACCAAGACCCTCCTGGCCCCGGGCATGGTGGTGAGCGTGGAGCCAGGCCTGTACTACCCGGACTGGGGCGGCGTCCGCTGGGAGTACATGATCCTGGTCACGGAGGATGGATGCCGGGTTTTGTAGGGCGGTCGTGGATTGAAGAAACTGAGCCAATCCTTTTTCCTGTAACCATCATTTGAATGAAAAAACCATGAACCAATACCATTCGCGTTTCCCATTTCTTCTTTTTGCCCAGCGATTGCTTTCGCTCATTCTGATCGCCTTATTCCTGTCCGCCTGCCTGGCCGGAGGGGCGGATTCGGACGAACACTTGGAAGCCAAGGTCGGGCAGATGCTGCTGATCGGGTTTCGCGGCCTGGAAGTTGACGAATCCAGCTCCATTGTCCGGGACATCCGGGAGGGGCGGGTCGGCGGAGTGATCATCTTCGACTACGACGTGGCCTTGCGCAGTCCGGTACGCAACGTGGCTTCCCCGGAACAACTGGGGAAACTGGTGGCGGACCTGCGGGCCGCGAGTCACGGGGCGCCCTTGTTCGTGGCCATTGACCAGGAAGGCGGGCGGGTCAACCGGCTCAAGGAGCGGTACGGCTTTCCGCCCACGGTCTCCCAGGGCTGGTTGGGCGGGCAAAACGACCCGCGCCTTACGGGCGAGTACGCCCATCGGACCGCGAAGACGCTGTCCGGGCTGGGAATCAACGTCAATCTGGCCCCGGTGGTGGACGTGAACGTGAACCCGGACAATCCGGTGATCGGCAAACTGGAACGCAGCTTTTCCGCGGACCCTCATACGGTCGCGATTCACGCCGCGGCGGTGATCGCCGGCCATCAGACCGAAGGCGTGCTCACGGCTCTCAAACACTTTCCGGGCCACGGCAGTTCCACCACGGATTCCCACCTGGGTTTCACCGACGTGACCCGGACCTGGGTCGAGAAGGAGCTGGAGCCGTACCGGGCAATCCTGCGCACCACCGGCGCGGACATGATCATGACCGCCCACGTGTTCAACGCCCGCCTCGACCCGGACTGGCCCGCGACTCTCTCCCGGGCCACCATGCAGGGACTGCTGCGCGACCAAATGGGCTACCAAGGCGTGATCATCTCCGACGACATGCAGATGCAGGCCATCACCGACCACTACGACCTGGAAACCGCCCTGGAGCAGACCATCCTGGCCGGGGCGGACGTGATCATCTTCGGCAATAACCTAGTCTACGACGAGGACATCGCCCAAAAGGCCGGCGAGATCATCCTGGACCTGGTCCGGGAAGGCCGGGTGCCGGAGTGGCGCATCCATCAGTCCTACTCCCGGATCATGCACCTCAAATCGCGCCTCGCCGCCAGGGGGAAGATGGAGTGCAGGCTCTGCGACGCCTATTGAGCCCGGTCGGATAATCTTTTGACTCCACGTCCGGGATTCACCTTCAGCACACGAACAAGCCATGAGAATCAACGTCGGCATCTCCGAGATGCGCGTGACCAAACAACCTGGAGTGATTCTGGTCACTCACTCCCTGGGCTCCTGCATGGGGCTGGCGGCCTACGACCCGGTCTTCAAGGTCGCAGGGCTGATTCACTGCCTGCTTCCGAAACCCTCCGGCAGCAAAAAGGCCTCGGAGAATCCAGCCATGTGCGTCAGCACCGGGGTGCCGGCCATGATCCGGGAAATGTACGCCATGGGCGCCCAGCGCCAAAACCTGATCCTGAAAGCCGCCGGGTGCAGTCGGATGATGAACGTGCTCAACCAGTTTAACACCGGGCTGCGCAACCAGGAGACCTTGCTGGCTCTGCTGGAGCACAACGGCCTGAAGCTCGCGTCCGGTGAAATGGGCGGGAGCGTCCCCAGGACCATGTATTTGCTTGCGGATACCGGCCGGGTCCTGATCCGGTCCAAACGCGAGGAACGCGAACTATGATCAAGCGCAAGATCATCCTCTCTCAAATCACCAGGATACCGATGCTTTCCAGTGCCGTACAGGAAGGCATGCACCTACTGCGCGACCCCCAGGTGGACATGGGCAACCTGGCTAAGGTTCTGCAGCATGATCCAGGGATTACCGTCAATATCCTGCGGCTGGCCAACACCCCGTATTTCGGCTCCATGAGCCGGGTGAACAATCTTCGGGACGCCGTGGTCCGCCTGGGTGCGAAGCGGGTTTCTCAGCTCCTGCTCACCGTGGCCGTCACTCCCCGAATCAGCGGGGAATTGGAAGGCTACGACCAAGCCCCCTGCACCCTTCTGGAACAGTCCTTGGCCATTGCCGTGGCCTCGGAACTCGTCGCCGCTGAACTTGGCATCGACTTTCCGTCTCACACCTTTACCGCCGGACTGCTGGCTAACATCGGTAAAATCGTGCTGAGTCAATTCCTGGATAACGAATACGAGCAGGTCAACGAGCTGGTGGAGCGCGAGAACGTCTCCTTCGAGGAATCCGAAAGTCGTGTCCTGGGCGCGAATCACGCTGAAATCGGAGCTGAACTGTTGACCTTCTGGAACCTGCCCGAGGAGATTGTCCGCGTGGTCCGTCATTTTCGCGACCCGGAATCCTGCCCGGAACGGGACGTCGCCCTGGACCTGGTCCATGTGGGCTCCGCGGTCGCCGCTATGACCGGCATCGGCCAGGGCTTGGACGGCATGCAGTATCCTGTTTCCGAGGCCGTGGTGGAACGTCTGGGGCTGACAGAAACACAGGTCCGGGAGGTGCTGGTCAAACTCCTGGAGCACGTCGCCAAACTCAAGGAAGTATTGCCGAAGTGCGAGAAGAAGGCTTGATTTCCCGTCGCCGCTTCCTGGCCGGAGCCGCGGCGTTCGCCGCCTCCCTGCCTTTCTCCGCCCCGGCCCGGGATCAGTCCGAAGAAACGTTTTCCGCCGGCTTGGCCGTCGGCTTGGCTCTCGGTTCCGGCGGGGCCAACGGTTTGGCCCATATTCCCATGCTCGAAGTCTTCGACGAGCTGGGCGTCGTCCCCAAGGTGATCGTCGGAACCAGCATCGGGGCCGTGATCGGAGCCCTCTACGCCTCCGGCCTTTCCGGGTCGGACCTGCGTCGGCTGGCCTTGGACTTCGCCTCCGAGGACAAGCACATCATGAGCACCCTGATTCAGGGCAGCGCGGGGTTGAGCCTGCTGGACCTGATCCGGCCCGACCTGGACGACGGAGGACTGTTGGACAGCCAAGGGTTTCTCGATTTCCTGCACGACAAGGTCCGCGTTTCCACCTTCGAGGAGCTGACTATCCCCTTGATGGTCGTGGCCGCGGACTACTGGAAGCGGGAACAGGTGGTTCTGGACCAGGGGCTGCTAATCCCGGCAATCAAGGCCAGCATGGCCGTTCTCGGCCTGTTCGCTCCGGTGGAGTTGGACGGACGGCTGCTGGTGGACGGCGGTACGGTGAACCCTCTGCCCTATGACCTGCTTCTCGACCGGTGCGACCTGATCGTGGCCGTGGACGTTTCCGGCGGCGTGGCGGAACCGACGGAGCTGACGGAAAACAAGCCCGACGTGCTGGACTCCCTGTTCAACACCTTTGAAATCATGCAGCGGGCCATCACCGGGGAAAAGATGAAACACCGCGAACCCCACATCTTCATTCGCCCGGAAACATCCGGGGTCCGCCTGCTGCACTTCCACAAGGCCGAGCAGATTTTCACGCAATCCGAACCCGCCGCAGAAGAGCTGAAAGCCACCCTGCGTGAGCACCTTTCAGGCGAGTCGTAAGAATACCTGCTTTTCTGTTGGGGGGCTTCATGCCCCGAATGTCCGGACCGGATGACAAACACGCTGATATGTGATTGGAAGCAGAACCGCTGAGCGCACGGCGGTTCGTTTGTTTGGAGACGTCACCAAAGAAGAGGAGCAAGCCATGCTGGCTATTTTGGATTACGAGGCGGGGAATCAGACCAGCGTCCGCAGGGCATTGGATTTTCTGGGTATCCCGTGCGCGATCACCGCGGAGCCGAGCGCGCTGCTGCAAGCGGACGGGGTGATCTTCCCCGGAGTCGGCGCGGCCGGGCAGGCCATGGCCGACCTCGGAGGCAAGGGCCTTGACGCCGTGCTCAAGGAAGTGGTCCGCACGGGCAAGCCGCTTCTGGGTATTTGCGTGGGCTGTCAGATTCTGCTGGACTACAGTGAGGAAAACGATACCAGGACATTGGCCATTCTGCCCGGGGAGTGCCGCCGCTTCGATCCGTCCTGGAAGGACGAGGACGGCCGGAACCTGATCATTCCGCACATGGGCTGGAACGGTCTACGCCGCAAGCAAGAGTGCGTCCTGCTGAACAATGTCCCCGACGAAGCGGAGTTCTATTTCGTGCACAGTTACTTTCCCTTGCCGTCGCCGGAGCTGATCCTGGCCACGACCTTCTACGGGCAAGAGTTCGCCTCGCTTTTCGGTCGGCCCGGACTCTGGGCCACCCAGTTCCATCCGGAAAAGAGCGGTCGCCCCGGCCTGACCCTGCTCGCCAACTTTCATGCCTACTGCAAGGAGGCGGCCCATGCTCAGTAAGCGGATCATCCCCTGTCTGGACGTCCGGGATGGACGGCTGACCAAAGGCGTGAAGTTTAAGGGCAACGTGGACATCGGCGACCCGGTGGACATGGCCAAGTTCTACTCCGACGAAGGGGCGGACGAACTGGTTTTCTACGACATCACGGCCTCCAGCGAAGGCCGCGGCATCATGCTCCGGGTGGTGGAGGAGGTGGCTTCCAAGACGTTCATCCCCTTTTCGGTGGGGGGCGGGATACGCAACGTCGCGGACATGCGGGCCGTGCTCCTGGCTGGCGCGGAAAAAATCTCCGTCAATTCCGCGGCGGTGCGCGCCCCGGAGATCATCTCCCAGGGCGCGGCGGCCTTTGGCTCGCAGTGCGTGGTGGTGGGCATGGACGTGCTCAAGGTGCCCGTCACGTTGGAGATCCCTTCCGGTTACGAGGTGGTGATTCACGGGGGGCGAACGCCCACGGGAATGGATGCCCTGGCCTGGGCCAGGCGGGTCCAGGAACTGGGCGCGGGGGAAATCTGCCTCAACTCCATCGACGCCGACGGAACCAAGGAGGGGTATGAACTGACCCTGACCCGGCTGATTGCCGAGTCCGTGTCCATCCCGGTGATCGCGTCCGGGGGGGCGGGCAAACCCGAGCACATGGCCGACGCCTTGACCCAGGGCCTGGCCTCCGCCGCACTGATAGCGTCCATCGTGCACTACGGTGAATATACGATCCGGGGCATCAAGGACATCCTGGCGAACCAGGGGATCAAGGTTCGCCAGGTTTGGTGAGAACGCCTCCGGGCTGTTGTAAAAAAAGCCGCCAAGACACAAAATAAAAGAGCTCAAACCCGAAGCGTATTTGTCATACGCTTCGGGTTTGAGCTCTTTGCAGCAACGCCGCAATTGGTTTTTTTCAACGGACTGCTATTCGAGATCGTCGTCCGGTATGGCGTCGTAGGTCCCGCCCCGCCCTCCGGACTTGTGGATCAGGCGGCAGGGGCCGATGGTGATGTCTTTCTGCACGGCCTTGCACATATCGTAAATGGTCATGGCGGCCATCTGTACGGCCATCAGGGCCTCCATCTCCGCCCCGGTGCGGTCCGTGCAGCGGATTTCCGAGTCGATCACGATCCGTTGCCGCTGGACGTCCACGGCGAATCGCAAGTCCACGTAGGACAGATTCAGGCCGTGGCACAAAGGGATCAATTCTGCGGTCTTTTTAGCCGCCATGATCCCGGCGATCTTGGCCGTGGCCAGTACATCGCCCTTGGGCAGGGCCTTGGCCATGAGCAGGTCCAGGGTCTTGGCGGAAAGCACCACCTCACCCCGGGCCATGGCTAGGCGCTGGGTTTGCTCTTTGGTCCCCACGTCGACCATGGTCAACTCACCTTCTTCGGTCAGATGCGAAAATTTTTCGTCCATCGCCGTCATCCTTTGACCGCGTCCTTGGCCTTTTCAAAAAACCGTTTGACTTTTTTCATGGGCCGATCCTCCTCCAGACGGGCGAACTCCCGGAGCAGTTCCTCCTGCTTGCCGGTCAGTTTGGTGGGGGTCTTGACCTGAACTTCCACCAGCAGATCCCCACGCTGGGTGCTGCCCAGATGGGGCAGGCCAATGCCAGAAATCTGAAAAACATGCCCGCTCTGGGTGCCCTTGGGAACATCCATGGGCACCGGCTCATCCAGGGTGGGCACCTCGATGCGCGCTCCCAGGGCCGCGTCCACGAAGCTGATTTCCGTTTTGACCACCAGATTCTGGCCCTGACGCCGGAAGACTTTGTCTTCCTCCACGTGGACGACCACGTACAGATCGCCCGGCGGCCCACCGTGCAGGCCCGGCTCTCCCTCTCCGCGCAGCCGCAGGCGGCTGCCGTTGTCCACTCCGGCGGGTATGCGGACCTTCAGCTCTCTGGTTTTGCGGACAATCCCCCGGCCATGGCAGGCCCGGCACGGAGAGGTGAGGATTTCCCCCTGACCCTGACAAACCGGACAGGTCACGGCCAGACGGAAAAAACCCTGATTCTGGATCATCTGGCCCTGGCCGCCGCAATGCTTGCAGGTCTCGGGCCGGGTTCCCGGAGCCGCGCCGGAGCCTTCGCAGTCTCCGCAGACTTCATTTCGCGGGATCTGGAGTTCAACCTCCGTCCCCTTGGCCGCGTCGCGAAATGCCAGGGTCAAATTGTACCGCAGGTCCGCGCCGGCCTGAGGGCGTGGCCCTCGGGAGCCGAACCCGAAAAATTCGCCGAAAATATCGCTGAACGTGGAAAAAATATCCTCGTTGCTCCGGAAGCCCTGGAAGCCCGCGTTGTTCAGCCCTTCGTGGCCGAACCGGTCGTAGTGGGCGCGCTTTTGCGGATCGCGCAGCACTTCATAGGCTTCCGCGGCCTCCTTGAAACGAGCTTCCGCCTGCGGATCATCCGGGTTGCGGTCCGGATGATACTTCATGGCCAATCGGCGGTAGGCCTTTTTGATCTCGTCTTCCGCGGCGTCACGGGCCACGCCGAGAACGTCGTAAAAATCTTTTCGACCAGCCATGACTACTTCGTCAGGCCGACGATGCCGGCTTCCTGGATGCTCTCGGCGGGCAGCACCTTGCCCGCGGCAATTTCACGCAACGCGGTGACGATTTCCTTGTTGTCGCTCTCCACAAGCGAATGATACCCTTTGCGGTACTGTTGGACCCGCTTGATGGCCATCTGCACAACGAGAAATCGATTGTCCACCTGCTGCAAGCAGTCTTCCACGGTAATCCTGGCCATACGTCCTCCCCCTGTGAGCTGTTCGCACTGGTCTTTGAATTCGCAAAACTTTATTT encodes the following:
- a CDS encoding glucokinase: MSEAGKSKNRHTVFFGDQSSRCSAGVLGETEQSSSPDLYLAADIGGTNIRFALFEDRGDTMRLRSVERIPTSEADSFSDLLRLLKDGPLGRELSRCRAGALAVAGAVQGGVRADPPNIPWDIDIRSTNLSGLPDTLILLNDFAAQAYACKTAALDEAVTINAGRPDPRGMVGVIGAGTGLGHGMLAPLPDGGFLALPSEAGHVAFAFVNREEAAFEDFVLRELGLEYVYGDVVVSGQGLALLHRFHFGQSLRPEQAAAAMDETSPVLSWFARFYGRACRHFALNILAIGGMVVTGGVAAKNPGLVRHPEFLREFTANPNYRALLQAIPVLLNTNQDSGLWGAALAAKLATGRRPALSDAA
- a CDS encoding Xaa-Pro peptidase family protein is translated as MPEIHAQRRDKLREKLKVAGLPALLVSSPANRFYLSGFELHDPQCNESAGMLVIAASGEDWLLTDPRYEIVAGKVWPKERLFIYTSPKIKQIREFLAGLGHRPLGFEARAMSVDLHGELAEEVAFMPTTNMVEPLRLVKDAGEIALLEASCRLNHEVFALVPDLLRPGRTEREVAWDMEKLFRERGASELAFPTIVGVNANAAQPHAVPNDTPIQDGCLVLVDAGARLGDYCSDQTRTFWVGERPSDAFKRTMDLVREAQNRAIAAIRPGVPVCSVYQLVKDFFRDHFVDERFNHGLGHGIGLETHEGPSLSPHDTKTLLAPGMVVSVEPGLYYPDWGGVRWEYMILVTEDGCRVL
- a CDS encoding sigma-54 dependent transcriptional regulator, which translates into the protein MAQIVIVDDEEDIRTTLRGILEDEGHEVREAASGEQGLDVLAEVDPDLCFLDIWLPGMDGLEVLDRVRGISPHLPMIMISGHGNIETAVMAIKKGAFDFIEKPLSLEKVLVTTAKAVEFKELRQENMVLRSQIRDTRVQELTGATPRIQQLQQQVRQVAPTEAWVLITGENGTGKEIVARSLHQLSHRVNKPLVEVNCAAIPEELIESELFGHEKGAFTSADRAQVGKFELANGGTLFLDEIGDMSLKTQAKILRILQEQRFERVGGRKTIQVDVRVIAATNKDLPEEIRAGRFREDLYYRLKVFPLYVPPLRSRVADIPLLLADFMDGLIRTQGFKALRFPPETMTALQRYPWPGNVRELKNFLERMCIMYPGQTILPEMLPPEMLVTDHGTGNRGPFDPDEDWPVDFKAARAQFEAKFLEDKLSSCNGSVTRLAETIGMERTYLYKKLRGLGLKTAD
- a CDS encoding GNAT family N-acetyltransferase, which translates into the protein MKYRIVPVDHSNISKARALVDTVFPHQSPAERISLRLYTLKSGWTYRFLSWVFGADLLAFWIAVDESGEALGISGLYRLRKDGHEAVWLGWYAVHPSARGKGVGGALLRHAIQAARYTGGKYLRLYTSDSELIEGSGDAQGVYEKYGLKVKSVKAVYGGLLINRDGVKVLKANKIIREMPLR
- a CDS encoding glycoside hydrolase family 3 protein, producing the protein MNQYHSRFPFLLFAQRLLSLILIALFLSACLAGGADSDEHLEAKVGQMLLIGFRGLEVDESSSIVRDIREGRVGGVIIFDYDVALRSPVRNVASPEQLGKLVADLRAASHGAPLFVAIDQEGGRVNRLKERYGFPPTVSQGWLGGQNDPRLTGEYAHRTAKTLSGLGINVNLAPVVDVNVNPDNPVIGKLERSFSADPHTVAIHAAAVIAGHQTEGVLTALKHFPGHGSSTTDSHLGFTDVTRTWVEKELEPYRAILRTTGADMIMTAHVFNARLDPDWPATLSRATMQGLLRDQMGYQGVIISDDMQMQAITDHYDLETALEQTILAGADVIIFGNNLVYDEDIAQKAGEIILDLVREGRVPEWRIHQSYSRIMHLKSRLAARGKMECRLCDAY
- a CDS encoding co-chaperone YbbN — its product is MTSYTKAGIIIVILALFASVGLIQHYTVTQSQLTGPEIDPGPALPGVPGELPRLVNLKTENCIHCKRMVPILAELKQDYGEAFRIYTFDIGRHPDIGRAYGTVRILPTLIFFDRDGKEVLRYEGYMSKADILYRFESLGLTG
- the gmd gene encoding GDP-mannose 4,6-dehydratase — its product is MKKALITGITGQDGAYLAEFLLEKGYEVHGVKRRSSLFNTQRVDHLYRDPHEENVRFLMHYGDLTDATNLTRIIQEVQPDEVYNLAAQSHVKVSFESPEYTANTDALGTLRMLEAIRLLGLTDKTRFYQASTSELYGKVQEVPQRETTPFYPRSPYAVAKLYAFWITVNYREAYNIFGCNGILFNHESPVRGETFVTRKITRAAARIALGLEKDLFLGNLGALRDWGHAKDFVRAQWLILQQDQPEDFVIATGEQHSVREFCQLAFREVGIELRWEGEGLNEKGIVAKFEPSPVIQSCLERIGKQVAFTEGDVLVSVDPRYFRPTEVESLLGDPTKAREKLGWTLEISFAQMVTEMVAYDVREASRESICLHSGFPLPGSCEAFM